From Oncorhynchus mykiss isolate Arlee chromosome 6, USDA_OmykA_1.1, whole genome shotgun sequence, the proteins below share one genomic window:
- the LOC110525364 gene encoding transient receptor potential cation channel subfamily V member 4, with protein MTEKDTPSLAVTKAALSSGSEKGGGGIGEGQPDASSTYSDLSALANLFESEEGSQSTPDLPQDPAQNLARPGQLQPGDGRQNLRMKFHGAFKKGISNPMDLLESTIYESPVVTGPKKAPMDSLFDYGTYSHTNNKKQGRKKLLRGKTEMSCDEGVDPTGSDPPMVIKEFNRTLLFDGVSQADPEALSGLLEYLQGHDKRLTDEEFKEPSTGKTCLPKALLNLYNGQNDTIPLLMNIAEQTVNLHDFINTPFRDVYYRGQTALHIAIERRCKQYVELLVEKGADVHAQARGRFFQPRDEGGYFYFGELPLSLAACTNQPNMVHYLTENAHKKADLRRQDSRGNTVLHALVHIADNTRDNTRFLTKMYDLLLTKCAKLYPEGSLEDVHNNDGMSPLMMAAKLGKIGVFQHIIRREIKNEEARHLSRKFKDWAYGPVYSSLYDLSSLDTCGEEVSVLEILVYNSRIENRHEMLAVEPINELLRAKWQKFAAVTFYISVVSYLLTMIIFTLVAYYRPSQGTPPYPYTTNTDYLRMVGEIVTLCSGVFFFLTNIKDFLLKKCPAVNSLFVNGSFQLLYFIYSLLVIVTAALYLSGIEAYVAVMVFALVLGWMNTLYFTRGLKLTGTYSIMIQKILFKDLFRFLLVYLLFMIGYASALVSLLTVCPGPEEVCPEKGGCPTYPQCRDTNTFSKFLLDLFKLTIGMGDLDMVSRTQYPAVFLILLVTYIILSFVLLLNMLIALMGETVSQVSKESKKIWKLQWATTILDIERSFPVCLRKSFRSGEMVTVGKNWDGTPDCRWCFRVDEVNWCHWNQNLAIINEDPGKNVTETLQTSSTVHQTVRGLRRDRWSTMVPRVMEQNKRQQPRDLVLEMEPLTSRH; from the exons ATGACGGAGAAGGACACGCCTTCCTTGGCTGTGACCAAGGCTGCTCTGTCCTCGGGCtcagagaagggaggaggtggaATTGGAGAGGGACAGCCTGATGCCAGTAGTACCTACTCTGATCTATCGGCACTGGCCAACCTGTTTGAGAGTGAGGAGGGCTCCCAGTCAACTCCGGACCTGCCCCAGGACCCTGCTCAGAATCTAGCCCGACCAGGCCAGCTGCAGCCAGGGGACGGTCGACAGAACCTCCGCATGAAGTTCCACGGTGCCTTTAAGAAGGGCATCTCCAACCCCATGGACTTGCTGGAGTCTACCATCTATGAGTCACCTGTGGTGACTGGCCCCAAGAAAGCCCCCATGGACTCACTCTTTGACTATGGTACCTACAGTCACACCAACAACAAAAAGCAAGGCAGGAAGAAGCTCCTACGAGG TAAGACTGAGATGTCCTGCGATGAAGGTGTGGACCCTACAGGCTCAGATCCACCCATGGTGATTAAAGAGTTTAACCGCACGCTGCTCTTCGATGGCGTGTCACAGGCCGACCCAGAGGCCCTTTCAGGCCTGCTGGAGTACCTGCAGGGTCACGACAAGAGGCTCACTGACGAGGAGTTCAAAG AACCTTCTACAGGTAAGACTTGCCTGCCTAAAGCCCTTCTGAACCTGTACAACGGTCAGAATGACACCATCCCTCTGCTGATGAATATcgcagaacagacagtcaacctCCATGATTTCATCAACACACCCTTCAGAGATGTCTACTACAGAG GCCAGACGGCGCTCCACATCGCCATCGAGAGGCGCTGTAAGCAGTATGTGGAGCTGCTGGTGGAGAAAGGGGCAGATGTCCACGCCCAGGCCCGCGGACGCTTCTTCCAACCCAGGGACGAGGGGGGCTACTTCTACTTTG GCGAGCTGCCTCTTTCGCTGGCAGCGTGCACCAACCAGCCAAACATGGTACACTACCTGACCGAGAACGCCCACAAGAAAGCCGACCTTAGACGGCAGGACTCACGTGGTAATACTGTGCTGCACGCCCTGGTGCACATCGCCGACAACACTCGGGACAACACCCGCTTCCTCACTAAGATGTATGACCTGCTGCTGACCAAGTGTGCCAAGCTCTACCCAGAAGGCAGTCTGGAGGACGTGCACAACAACGACGGCATGTCGCCCCTGATGATGGCGGCCAAACTGGGAAAAATCGGG gttttccagcacataATTCGCAGGGAGATCAAGAACGAGGAGGCACGTCACCTCTCGCGGAAGTTTAAGGACTGGGCGTACGGTCCCGTGTACTCCTCCCTGTACGACCTCTCCTCACTGGACACCTGTGGAGAGGAGGTGTCCGTGCTAGAGATCCTGGTCTACAACAGCCGCATTGAG AATCGCCATGAGATGCTGGCTGTGGAGCCCATCAACGAGCTGCTGAGAGCCAAGTGGCAGAAGTTTGCTGCCGTCAccttctacatcagtgttgtgtcctaCCTGTTGACCATGATCATCTTCACCCTGGTGGCCTACTACCGCCCATCCCAGGGAACG CCTCCGTACCCCTATACCACCAACACAGACTACCTGCGTATGGTAGGGGAGATTGTCACCCTGTGCTCTGGAGTCTTTTTCTTCCTCACCAAT ATTAAGGACTTCTTACTGAAGAAATGCCCTGCGGTGAACTCACTATTTGTCAATGGATCTTTTCAACTGCTCTA ctTCATCTACTCTTTGCTGGTGATAGTGACTGCGGCCCTCTACCTGTCGGGTATCGAGGCCTATGTGGCTGTGATGGTGTTTGCGTTGGTCCTGGGCTGGATGAACACTCTTTACTTCACCAGAGGCCTGAAGCTCACCGGCACCTACAGCATCATGATACAGAAG ATTCTCTTCAAAGATTTGTTCCGGTTTCTGCTGGTCTACCTGCTCTTCATGATTGGATACGCATCAG CTCTAGTGTCCCTCCTGACAGTGTGCCCCGGGCCGGAAGAGGTGTGTCCAGAGAAAGGTGGCTGCCCCACATACCCCCAGTGCCGGGACACTAACACCTTCAGCAAATTCCTGTTGGACCTGTTCAAACTGACCATCGGGATGGGCGATCTGGACATGGTCAGCAGGACTCAGTACCCGGCTGTCTTCCTCATCCTGCTGGTCACCTACATCATCCTCAGTTTTGTTCTACTGCTCAACATGTTGATCGCTCTGATGGGAGAGACGGTGAGCCAGGTGTCCAAGGAGAGCAAGAAGATCTGGAAGCTGCAG TGGGCTACGACCATCCTGGACATCGAGCGCTCCTTCCCTGTGTGTCTGCGGAAGTCCTTTCGGTCTGGGGAGATGGTGACAGTGGGGAAGAACTGGGACGGCACCCCTGACTGCCGCTGGTGCTTCAG GGTGGATGAGGTCAACTGGTGCCACTGGAATCAGAACCTGGCCATAATCAACGAAGACCCGGGCAAGAACGTAACAGAGACCCTCCAAACCTCCAGTACAGTTCATCAAACTGTCCGTGGCCTGAGGAGAG ATCGTTGGTCCACGATGGTGCCGCGGGTTATGGAGCAGAATAAAAGGCAGCAACCACGGGATCTAGTATTGGAAATGGAGCCACTGACCTCCAGACATTGA